The Babylonia areolata isolate BAREFJ2019XMU chromosome 22, ASM4173473v1, whole genome shotgun sequence genome contains a region encoding:
- the LOC143296910 gene encoding uncharacterized protein LOC143296910 produces the protein MTTEEIKTQMTSLGMAEALRMCEKTTSIETIIALTHHAAPRVRKRALVEMCPCRVKEDLTDFWERVFDMLTDEDADVRYQVLHTLCDGSPRHLEYRVAEALDTLNRDADPKIRRKAHQCLTSYWRKGKWNIM, from the exons atgacgacCGAAGAGATCAAGACGCAGATGACATCCCTTGGCATGGCTGAAGCTCTGCGCATGTGCGAGAAGACGACCAGCATTGAAACCATCATCGCCCTCACCCACCACGCTGCCCCCCGCGTGAGAAAGCGCGCCCTGGTGGAAATGTGTCCGTGCAGAGTGAAGGAAGACCTTACTGACTTCTGGGAGCGTGTCTTTGACATGTTGACTGACGAGGACGCTGATGTCAG GTACCAGGTGCTGCACACACTGTGTGACGGTTCCCCCAGACACCTGGAGTACCGGGTGGCAGAGGCGTTGGACACCCTGAATCGTGACGCCGACCCCAAGATCAGACGGAAGGCCCACCAGTGCCTGACCTCCTACTGGCGCAAGGGCAAGTGGAACATCATGTGA